GACAGACACGTGCAGATATGAATGGTGAAGTGCTGAACACTGACCACAATTATTTTGGCTCTCTTTCAGGTCACATAGTGTATTTCAGCCATGTCTGAGGGGTAAGTGTTATCTTTATTAGGCTGTTGACCCTGTCAATGTCATGTGCTCATTTAAAACGCCTTTTTATACCaagttaaaattataaaatgtgaGGGTTTTTTATGttctaatgtatatatatgtatatatatatatatatatatatatatatatatatatatatatatatatatatatatatatatatatatacacctgtgttcttatgtgtgtgtgtatacatatatacataaaaaagtcaaaatatatatattagtgctatTAAACGATTAATGCAtcaaagataaaagtttgtatttacattatatacacatgtgtgtactgtgtgtttatatgtagatatgtatagatacacatatactgtacataagctacaaaaaatatacaaaagaattatatttacatatatattttatattataaacaaaaatcCTAACAGTGAAAACCACTAAATGAAATATGCTAGTTTAACTTTAAtaatttactttgacttaatgaaaaagagttatggtaactcataacCTGGAAGCAGAACTCGAGCTTAATGAATTAtgaatttaataattacattttgtttgttaaCTCTAATGCTAAATGCAATACCAACCCATTTGTATAGCGATATAGTTGTTTGGACTCAATTCATTCTGTTAACTAAACTCtatatttaactttatatttaagttactaatactctaaatgttttatcgatataaacacaaataatatatgtgtaGTACATCCATCtctaaatattaccatagtttttctataactgcactttataacttatacctgtatcctgcacttgctgctattgcactgctggttagacctaaactataatttgttgccttgtacttgtacagttgaatctaatctaatctaaaaatctaaTATGACTCAgtatatatataagtttacagTAGTCTAcataaacttaaatggtttgccacaatcggtttcctcaaacaataaaaacaactcaTCAAGTtttagagtgtatatatatatatatatatatatatatatatatatatatatatatatatatatatatatatatatatatatatatatatatatataaattacagtatatacatacattatacttgcattatatatttaagaaatgtttatttatatttataaatttaatattaatatctaatacaaatcatatataaatatatatgtaaaccttttggttttgtatatttatttgtatatatactatatatatacacagtgacATACATATAATTAATTTTGGATTTTGGATctaattaatcgtgattaatcatttgaattatttgaacttgaatttttttgtttgttttaaaattaaaggaATACACcaaattgttatgaatatatTGCTTCTATTATGGAAACTATTACTGTTCATCAATGAGGCCGGATTATTGCAGCAATAATGCAATATTATTTCTTGCTTGTGTATTTTAAGtcatgaaaaatactatattagaaaataatgtctaatataacaataaaacacCAAAGTATTATAGATTATTGGCTCTTTCTTAGAAACCATTACAATTCACAATTGCACATTAATAAACCACAAAGTAATGCTCTTTCTGTCGCGTGTAGTCTCTGTTTTGTCACAAGTAAGAAATTCTCATACTTtctgtaaaatatacaaatatagttACGTTTTTTCAAAAAtctttgttgttgatgttgttttgttttgttttgtttgtttttcacagACCGGTAAGTGAATTCCTTGCATGTTAATCATGAGAGTTCTGAAATACGTCTTGCTTTCCTTCACTATGTAAAAATTGAAAGTATCAATGCACGGTGTGtcctataatatatattaaagtcCAGTGAATAATGCACTCAATGACCCTTTTCCTGCTCTAAATGGTTTTTAGTCACTGGGTAATTCTATAAGGACACCGAACAGCATGTTAAAAACTAATCTGCACTGTAAGTTTGCTCCGGTCTGCTTAAAACTACACCGTTCCACTGAGCCCTCAATTTTGGAAATTCAGACAGTAATTGGGTCAGACAGTTAATGCGTGTGCAGATTAGAGCCGCTCGCAGGACTGCCTTAACTGGACCACAGACTATAATGAGCTCAGATTAACTTGTGCTGTTTCTGCAGAAAAAGAAGAACAAATCAGTGTCCAAGTATTCAGCAACACGCAGACTACTGCTAAAGGTGGGTCACAGATAACACCGAACATTTTACATATGCTGTGTTTTTATGACGCATCATCAGTCGGCCATATTGGAGGCACAGAATGTAAACTATTCCACTGAACTTTACAAATCTTGCATAGTTTGCTGATTACTACTGTTGAAATTGATGAGTTATTGTCATATTTTGGGTTTTACTAATAGGATGcatcagaaaaaaacatttaatgtcaAAATTTCTATGAAATAAAGTAGAAAAGAGAATAAATCTGAGTAATAAAGGTTAAAGTAATGTGGTTGATCAAAGTGAAACAGGATTTCGAAATCTTGAGTCAAATTTGTGAAATTTTAGGCTGATATCTTCATTAATACTgctcatatacatttttaatcaccTATTAAATTCAGTTAGCCAAAAAATGTAACACTTTCCTGTATATTAAGTTCATCTTTTTATTACTGTAGCCTTTATTTTACCTGGAAAGAAGCATGTTGAGATACAAGAGCATCCTGGGCATGATTAAACAGCTCACGGGTTGAACAGTTAACATCATTCATcgtctaaaccagtgtttctcagccacgttcctggaggaccaccagctctgcacattttccatgtctccttaaccaaacacacctgattcagatcatcagctcattagcagagattgAAAGCCCTGTTATTGGTGTAACAGACAAAAgaggcatccaaaacatgcagtgctggtggtcctccaggaatgaggttgagaaacactgatctaaaccaTGATGCAGGATTCAATATTAAATATTGAATCAATATTgacaatttaaaatgtttcagAGAGCAAAACTAGGAAACGCAAGAGCATTAGCACCATTTCTGTGCATTGATAAAATattatatgtgaaataaaaattactgtaaaatcatacactgttaacaatttactgtagaatctacagtaacatactgGCAGCAGTTCTCTGTAAATCAGTAcagcaaaaacacatttacagcaccatttatcttgctggatgtatatttacagtattgtatatctctactgtaaaatgtacagtcaatttcacaatgcaactttaaaatatagtAACATACTGAATAATTGTCCTACAGTAAAtatcagttcatattacagttcagttcaccagtaacttactttaaatcaattacagcaaaattctgtatttacatttacagcaccatttaccttGATCTATATGCAATTACAGTATTGTTTAtgcttactgtaaaatatacagtcattttcaaaGTGCAActctaaaatacagtaacataccgcttAACTTACCtaaagtaaaatacagttcatactacagttcagttcaccagtaacttaatGTAAATCAATAAcagcaaaaacactgtatttacatttacagcaccatttaaatAGCTCTATATGCATTTACATTATTGTATATAGTAtgcttactgtaaaatatacagtcattttcaaaGTGCAACTCTAAAACACAGTAACATACCACTTAACtgacctacagtaaaatacagttcatattacagttcagttcaccTGTAACGTaatgtaaatcagttacagctaaaatactgtatttacatttacagcaccatttatataatcagttacagcaaaaatactgtatttacatttacagcaccatttatatagctctatatgcatttacagtattgtatacagtatgtttactgtaaaatatacagtcattttaacaatgcacttctaaaatacagtaacatactgcttAACTGACCTACAGtaaaatattgttcatattacagttaaatactgtgtaatttacaaaaatcattaacattGTATAAATGCTGTATATCTACCACTAATAATTAGGCTAACGCACAAAGACCAGCTGAAGTATTTAGACATTTTTGTTATTAGTTAATGGTGAGAATTGAGAAGTGATAGCGAACAGTGCTTCACAAAAACAATCAAACCCTTTATTTGGTGGAAAACAGAAAACTAGAGAGCAGCAATGATTCATCACACAATGATTCACACTTCATCTGGTTAGCATTAATGAATTGGctgctgtaaatatttttttttttttgcaaatgagcTTAACTATCAGCAAGCAGGGGTGAAGAAGATGTGTTTTATACTAACACCTTTCACTTGACCACCTCAGAGTAAACTGCTGAAAAAGGCGGAAAGCCTGCTGGTGAAAGAGAAAGAGCAGAAGGATTTGGAGAGAGAAAACACCCTGCAGGAGCGAGCACCGCCGCTGAACCTCTCCGGTCTATCTGTTCAAGAGCTGCAGGTCAACagctttacatatttattaacgttatgcaattctgagtgtgcctcacacaggtgagtgggcttgacgaACCACCCGTAGAAAACACATATTCATCTTGCTGACACTTTAACTAATACTTgcaccagttttcaacattttcaCCAGACGCTTTCTTATAATCACTCCATATCTATattatacctgtcaacattgggatgtaaaaatacagGATACTCCAACCCCGCCACACCACATCCAACACCTTAAACACCCCAAAATGACCTCAAACTCCTCAATCTGTTCATTCAGATAAGTATTTAATTgtaacaattaattaattgtgGACAATTAGCTTCAAATTACATAATACATAGCatacattataaaatattgaacataaaataaaagctttagcctattaaaatcaacttgtttgctttttattcactgtttttaaatattgattaaagttacCATAATTATTTAGTGAAGAGAAGCAAATTAGTCTCTCATTTTGATCCCCTTTTTTGTTCGATAACAGAGGTGTTCCTATAAGAATGCGCAGATccataataaaagcatttaattatttgcataactctttatgctcatttaagataaaatgagttgtgtttaaaataaaacatgccaaGATGGacttattacatattattttgtattacatattttattcattttcctttcggcttagtccctttattaatcattggtcaccacagtggaatgaaccgccaacttatccagcatatgtttatgcagcagatgcccttccagctgcaacccataactgggaaaaacacccatgcactctcattcacacacatacactacggacaatttagtttattcaattcacctatagtgcatgtctttggactgtgggggaaaccagagccaacacagggagagcatacaaactccacacagaaatgccaactgacagccgaggctcgaaccaacgaccttcttgctgtgaggcgacatcgctacccactgtgccaccatgccgcccttacatatttacatataagtgtatttgtctgtttaaacaaacacacatatccCAAAGTATCCCGGCAAAAactggagggttgacatgtataatccatatatatatatatatatatatatatatatatatatatatatatatatatatatatatatatatatatatatatatatatatatatatatatatatattaaattgtgcttttatgaagtgtgcttcacacaggtgagtgggcttgataaaccacctgtagaaccaCCTGTTTTCTCTCTATATAGCAAAAAAATTCCTAGCacctaattctctgagcactaaccgttaattagcacttgttgtgtgtattgcctcttcttgttgaatcgctgatgCCTCAATTAAAATAGGTTGCTTTGGACAGAagtatctgctaaatgactaaatgttaatGTAATATTTACGTCCAGAGCTTTACTGAGGCCCATaggctctccctctctctttctctctctctctctctctgtacgtCAGCAGCACAGATGATCATGGTGTTTGCCTTTGTGGATCATTGTTTGTCTTTGCAGGAGCTTTGTAGAGATTTGCACCACAAGATTGATGTTGTGGATGAAGCGCGATATGACCTTAATATTAAAGTGACCAGAAATGATGCTGAGGTATGTAAACGGAGCATGGGTAatgaaatatttgacattttaattttgtttaaattaaaagtaaattaactaaagctttaaaattatttaaaaataatttacaaaaatggCAAAATCATAAAGTGATTAATCTTTACAGTTAAGGAAACGTTTAAGGACATTTTCTTTCAATTAGAAATTAATATTGAAACTAATTAACTAAATAGATCAAATTAACATTAAACAAACATCAAACTAATATAAATGACAcaagatgtaaacaaaaaaaatgttttaaaaactacaaacacataaattataataactttACAATTAAGCAAATATTTAAGGagatatttaaatacaatatttaaatatttgttatttctaACTACAAATTGATACTAATTCACTgaaaattatattcaaatattataataacaattacatgatgaagatgtaaacaaaaatttgaaaattctaaactaaaataaaaattttatttaaacctgccaacctatccagcatatgttttatgcagcggatgcccttccagctgcaacccatcactgggaaacatttagttaaatattattacaaataattatttatttaatatgcaacaatatattgaatattttcaaatataatttaaaatgtagcaGATATCTTTCTAATATGCAAATTAAGTTCAACAAATTcttattaatgctgaaaacataaATACATCTTCATATTTTTTGCATAGAGAAAGCTCAAAGcagcatttttataaaatataaataaacaaacatcacttttgattatcttaatatacactaaatacacttaatatacactaaatacacttaatatacactaaatagacttaatatacactaaatagacttaatatacactaaatagacttaatatacactaaatacacttaatatacactaaatacacttaatatacactaaatagacttaatacacactaaatagacttaatatacactaaatagacttaatacacactaaatagacttaatatacactaaatagacttaatatacactaaatagacttaatacacactaaatagacttaatatacactaaatagacttaatatacaataaatagacttaatacacactaaatagacttaatatacactaaatacacttaatatacactaaatagacttaatatatactaaatagacttaatatacacttaatatacactaaatagacttaatacacactaaatagacttaatatacactaaatacacttaatatacactaaatacacttaatatacactaaatagacttaatacacactaaatagacttaatatacactaaatacacttaatatacactaaatagacttaatatacactaaatagacttaatatacactaaatagacttaatacacagtaaatagacttaatatacactaaatacacttaatatacactaaatagacttaatatacacttaatatacactaaatagacttaatacacactaaatagacttaatatacactaaatagacttaatatacactaaatacacttaatatacactaaatacacttaatatacactaaatagacttaatatacactaaatacacttaatatacactaaatagacttaatatacactaaatagacttaatacacactaaatagacttaatatacactaaatacacttaatatacattaaatagacttaaaatacactaaatacacttaatatacactaaatagacttaatacacactaaatagacttaatatacactaaatagacttaatatacactaaatacacttaatatacactaaatagacttaatatacactaaatagacttaatacacactaaatagacttaatatacactaaatagacttaatatacactaaatagacttaatatacattaaatagacttaatatacactaaatagacttaatatacactaaatagacttaatacacactaaatagacttaatatacactaaatacacttaatacacactaaatagacttaatacacactaaatacacttaatacacactaaatagacttaatatacactaaatagacttaatacacactaaatagacctaatatacactaaatacacttaatatacactaaatagacttaatatacactaaatagacttaatatacactaaatacacttaatatacactaaatagacttaatatacactaaatacacttaatatacactaaatacaattaatatacactaaatagacttaatatacactaaatagacttaatacacactaaatacacttaatatacactaaatagacttaatatacactaaatacacttaatacacactaaatagacttaatacacactaaatagacttaatatacactaaatagacttaatacacactaaatacacttaatatacactaaatagacttaatatacactaaatacacttaatatacactaaatagacttaatacacactaaatagacttaatatacactaaatagacttaatacacactaaatagacttaatatacactaaatagacttaatacacactaaatagacttaatatacactaaatacacttaatacacactaaatagacttaatacacactaaatagacttaatatacactaaatacacttaatacacactaaatagacttaatatacactaaatagacttaatacacactaaatagacttaatatacactaaatagacttaatacacactaaatagacttaatatacactaaatacacttaatatacactaaatacacttaatatacactaaatagacttaatatacactaaatacacttaatatacactaaatagacttaatatacactaaatagacttaatacacactaaatagacttaatatacactaaatagacttaatatacactaaatagacttaatatacattaaatagacttaatacacactaaatagacttaatatacactaaatagacttaatacacactaaatagacttaatatacactaaatagacttaatacacactaaatagacttaatacacactaaatacacttaatacacactaaatagacttaatatacactaaatagacttaatacacactaaatagacttaatatacactaaatacacttaatatacactaaatagacttaatatacactaaatagacttaatatacactaaatacacttaatatacactaaatagacttaatatacactaaatacacttaatatacactaaatacaattaatatacactaaatagacttaatatacactaaatagacttaatacacactaaatacacttaatatacactaaatagacttaatatacactaaatacacttaatacacactaaatagacttaatacacactaaatagacttaatatacactaaatagacttaatacacactaaatacacttaatatacactaaatagacttaatatacactaaatacacttaatatacactaaata
This region of Danio aesculapii chromosome 4, fDanAes4.1, whole genome shotgun sequence genomic DNA includes:
- the tnni4a gene encoding troponin I4a yields the protein LVLFLQKKKNKSVSKYSATRRLLLKSKLLKKAESLLVKEKEQKDLERENTLQERAPPLNLSGLSVQELQELCRDLHHKIDVVDEARYDLNIKVTRNDAEILSLTQKVYELKGKMKRPTLRRVKKSADAMLGALTDSRVSKADFKANLKTVKKEEEKKEEVTDWRKNVEAMSGMEGRKKLFDAGQ